In Prosthecodimorpha staleyi, the following are encoded in one genomic region:
- the lysA gene encoding diaminopimelate decarboxylase, which produces MPDATRRLPASAFAYRDGELCVEGVALARIVEAVGTPFYCYSAGRLRERARALKAALGPLGVDIHFAMKANGNQAVLALFAAEGIGADIVSGGELARTLAAGIPPGHVVFSGVGKTAGEIDAALAAGIHQINVESFEELHLVETRAAARGVVADVALRINPDVDAETHAKITTGKKDNKFGIDVDRLARLDNELKALAHVRVVGLAIHIGSQIMSAGPFLAAYRTLLAAADTLKARGVPLTRLDLGGGFGIPYENELEFSFADLAGAIRETVAGKGYALAVEPGRSLVADAGVLVSRVAFVKDAGHMQFAVLDAAMNDLVRPAMYEAHHDIVPVRAPAAGAVPVEYDVVGPICESSDTFARRLKLAPLAAGDLVVLATAGAYGATMSSTYNGRALIPEVMVDGDRFAVVRRRVEIAEQIGWDSVPDFIAAPKAPDAAA; this is translated from the coding sequence ATGCCCGACGCCACCCGCCGCCTGCCCGCCTCCGCCTTCGCCTATCGGGACGGCGAACTCTGCGTCGAAGGCGTCGCCCTCGCCCGGATCGTCGAGGCGGTCGGCACACCCTTCTATTGCTATTCGGCCGGCCGCCTGCGCGAGCGCGCCCGCGCGCTCAAGGCAGCGCTCGGCCCGCTCGGCGTCGACATCCATTTCGCCATGAAGGCCAACGGCAACCAGGCGGTGCTGGCGCTCTTCGCGGCCGAGGGCATTGGCGCCGACATCGTTTCGGGCGGCGAACTGGCCCGGACGCTGGCCGCCGGCATCCCGCCCGGCCATGTGGTCTTCTCCGGCGTCGGCAAGACGGCCGGCGAGATCGATGCGGCGCTGGCCGCCGGCATCCACCAGATCAACGTGGAATCCTTCGAGGAACTGCATCTGGTCGAGACGCGCGCAGCCGCACGCGGGGTCGTCGCCGATGTCGCCCTGCGCATCAATCCGGATGTCGATGCCGAGACCCACGCCAAGATCACGACCGGCAAGAAGGACAACAAGTTCGGCATCGATGTCGACCGGCTGGCCCGGCTCGACAACGAGCTGAAGGCGCTCGCCCATGTCCGCGTGGTCGGTCTGGCGATCCATATCGGCTCGCAGATCATGTCCGCCGGCCCGTTCCTGGCCGCCTACCGGACGCTGCTGGCCGCCGCCGATACGCTGAAGGCGCGCGGCGTGCCGCTGACCCGGCTCGATCTCGGCGGCGGCTTCGGCATCCCTTACGAGAACGAGTTGGAATTCTCCTTCGCCGACCTGGCCGGAGCCATCCGCGAGACCGTCGCCGGCAAGGGCTATGCGCTCGCCGTCGAGCCCGGCCGCTCGCTGGTCGCCGATGCCGGCGTGCTGGTCAGCCGCGTCGCCTTCGTCAAGGATGCCGGCCACATGCAGTTCGCCGTGCTCGACGCGGCCATGAACGACCTGGTCCGGCCGGCCATGTACGAGGCCCACCACGACATCGTGCCGGTCCGCGCGCCGGCGGCGGGCGCCGTGCCGGTCGAATACGACGTGGTCGGCCCGATCTGCGAATCCTCCGACACCTTCGCCCGGCGGCTGAAGCTCGCCCCGCTCGCCGCCGGCGATCTGGTCGTGCTGGCGACCGCCGGCGCCTATGGGGCGACCATGTCGTCGACCTATAACGGCCGCGCGCTGATCCCGGAGGTGATGGTCGACGGCGACCGCTTCGCCGTGGTCCGGCGCCGGGTCGAAATCGCCGAGCAGATCGGCTGGGACAGCGTGCCGGATTTCATCGCCGCCCCGAAGGCCCCCGACGCGGCGGCCTGA
- a CDS encoding site-specific integrase: MTGVQRRSSGIYECRVQMPKDLARQPVPPALREALSDLVNPKTGCFKGEVARSLRTTDQREAKRRGRKANVEVHELIDRARRLLRDGQATPAIQPITDSEAEHIARLIHADWLSFDDEQREGDDRRDRGDGEERGGNLTPLQFGPNEQGMEADAFEAYGDFLNEEADQLRTAYARRDTRVVEAEVAGFLRAQGRQLPPSPQDRRPILMKVLEHRVQAIEDLQARQAGKVVPTPTVSASEGAGPRLTEAFAQWKAGGGIKGARVPSSNSILEAEQAVRRFIELHGDLRLGSITKARAREYRDAIAKLPTRLPKTLRDQPLPIILAKDLSSYPTRDAATVNKLLALLGGIVSHASGEGLLDDLAGFANPFDKSIRYRRETRAGDSRVAFEAAELAALFASPVYAQGLRPAGGGCEAAFWFPLVGLLSGMRLEEIAGIRLCDMKVDDATQRWFFDVSPEGGRSVKTASSIRCVPVHPLLERIGLLRYRQARAQGGAAPTDRLWNEVVSATGRPASAAWSKWFGRYLGDTVGIADDRKVFHSFRHSFKRMARDSELEEAIHDALTGHAGRGSAGRAYGRGYSLKPLIAAMDRIEVPAGTGLEGLTWAGSPDFDPSTRP; this comes from the coding sequence ATGACCGGCGTGCAGCGGCGAAGCTCGGGCATCTATGAATGCCGGGTCCAGATGCCGAAAGACTTGGCGCGGCAGCCGGTACCGCCAGCCTTGCGCGAAGCTCTATCTGACCTCGTCAACCCGAAGACCGGATGCTTCAAGGGCGAGGTCGCGCGCTCCTTGCGGACGACGGACCAGCGCGAGGCCAAGCGGCGCGGCCGGAAGGCCAATGTCGAAGTCCACGAACTGATCGACCGGGCCAGGCGGCTCCTGCGGGACGGGCAGGCCACGCCGGCAATTCAGCCCATCACGGACAGCGAAGCCGAACATATCGCCCGCTTGATCCATGCCGACTGGCTATCTTTCGACGACGAGCAGCGGGAGGGGGATGACCGGAGAGACCGGGGCGATGGAGAGGAGCGGGGAGGGAACCTCACGCCCTTGCAGTTCGGCCCCAATGAGCAGGGCATGGAGGCAGACGCCTTCGAAGCCTATGGCGATTTCCTCAACGAAGAAGCCGATCAACTCCGGACCGCCTATGCCCGGCGCGACACTCGCGTGGTCGAAGCCGAGGTTGCGGGCTTTCTGCGGGCTCAAGGGCGCCAACTGCCGCCCTCGCCACAGGACCGCCGGCCGATCCTGATGAAGGTGCTCGAACACCGCGTCCAAGCCATAGAAGATCTCCAGGCCCGCCAGGCCGGCAAGGTGGTGCCGACGCCGACCGTCAGTGCAAGCGAGGGCGCCGGACCGCGACTGACCGAAGCCTTCGCTCAATGGAAGGCAGGGGGAGGCATCAAGGGTGCCCGGGTGCCGTCTTCGAATTCAATCCTGGAGGCCGAGCAGGCGGTAAGACGCTTCATCGAACTGCATGGAGACCTCAGACTTGGCAGCATCACCAAGGCGAGAGCGCGAGAGTATCGCGACGCCATCGCCAAACTGCCGACCCGCCTGCCCAAGACGCTGCGCGATCAACCTCTGCCGATCATCCTGGCGAAAGACTTGAGCAGCTATCCGACGCGAGACGCAGCCACGGTCAACAAGCTCCTGGCGCTACTGGGCGGTATCGTCTCCCACGCATCCGGAGAAGGGCTTCTCGACGATCTGGCGGGGTTCGCCAATCCCTTCGACAAGTCCATCCGGTACCGCCGGGAAACACGGGCCGGAGACAGCCGCGTCGCCTTCGAGGCTGCCGAGCTCGCTGCCTTGTTCGCGTCCCCCGTCTATGCGCAGGGGCTCCGTCCGGCCGGAGGTGGATGCGAGGCCGCCTTCTGGTTCCCTTTGGTCGGCTTGTTGTCCGGCATGCGCCTTGAGGAGATCGCCGGGATTCGCCTTTGCGACATGAAGGTGGATGACGCAACGCAGCGCTGGTTCTTCGACGTGAGTCCGGAAGGCGGCCGGTCGGTCAAGACCGCTTCGTCGATCCGATGTGTTCCAGTCCATCCGCTTCTGGAGAGGATCGGGCTCTTGCGATACCGGCAGGCCCGGGCGCAAGGCGGAGCGGCGCCGACAGACAGGCTATGGAACGAGGTCGTCTCCGCCACCGGACGACCGGCATCCGCCGCATGGTCCAAATGGTTTGGCCGCTATCTCGGCGATACGGTCGGCATTGCGGATGACCGCAAGGTCTTTCACTCTTTCCGCCACAGCTTCAAACGGATGGCACGAGACTCCGAACTCGAAGAAGCCATCCACGATGCCTTGACCGGGCATGCCGGGCGCGGTTCGGCCGGACGGGCCTATGGCAGAGGCTATTCGCTGAAACCCCTCATCGCTGCGATGGACCGGATCGAGGTGCCAGCAGGGACCGGGCTGGAAGGCCTCACTTGGGCGGGATCCCCTGACTTTGATCCATCGACAAGGCCATAG
- a CDS encoding ABC transporter permease, whose amino-acid sequence MAVFIAERPPAAAGTTTEPARPAAVPPLASASPAAPSPAAATRVVAQRVATPAQPAASRTPPASSRRRASGRRFVLDLALVMVALVAIWWSVVLVLAPEPFLLPGPDRVVLALIRRWGDLWPNALVTLTEILFGLVTGILAGVATALFMGYVPAASRVVTPFVVVLQSMPVFAIAPVLVLWFGFGLASKIVMATVIIFFPVASAFHDGIERTDPGLLDLARLYGAGRARTLALIQVPAALPALVTGLRMAAAVAPIGAIVGEWVGASSGLGLIMMHANARMQTDVMFAALALVVAMAVVLRLAADLLADRLLPWLDETDR is encoded by the coding sequence ATGGCTGTTTTCATCGCCGAGCGGCCGCCCGCCGCAGCAGGCACCACCACCGAGCCGGCCCGCCCGGCCGCTGTGCCGCCGCTCGCCAGCGCCAGCCCGGCGGCTCCGAGCCCTGCCGCTGCCACCCGCGTTGTCGCCCAACGCGTTGCCACCCCGGCCCAACCGGCCGCTTCGCGCACCCCGCCGGCCTCCTCAAGGCGCCGGGCGTCCGGGCGGCGCTTCGTCCTTGATCTCGCGCTGGTGATGGTCGCCCTGGTGGCGATCTGGTGGAGCGTGGTGCTGGTGCTGGCACCAGAACCCTTCCTGCTGCCGGGGCCGGACCGGGTCGTCCTGGCGCTGATCCGCCGCTGGGGCGATCTGTGGCCCAATGCGCTGGTCACGCTGACCGAGATCCTGTTCGGCCTCGTCACCGGCATCCTCGCCGGCGTCGCCACCGCGCTGTTCATGGGCTATGTGCCGGCGGCGAGCCGCGTGGTGACGCCCTTCGTGGTCGTGCTGCAGTCCATGCCGGTCTTCGCCATCGCGCCGGTGCTGGTGCTGTGGTTCGGCTTCGGCCTCGCCTCGAAGATCGTGATGGCGACGGTGATCATCTTCTTCCCCGTCGCCTCGGCCTTCCATGACGGCATCGAGCGGACCGACCCCGGCCTCCTCGATCTCGCCCGCCTCTACGGCGCCGGCCGGGCCCGGACCCTGGCGCTGATCCAGGTGCCGGCCGCGCTGCCGGCCCTGGTCACCGGGCTGCGCATGGCCGCCGCCGTGGCGCCGATCGGCGCGATCGTCGGCGAATGGGTCGGCGCCTCGTCGGGCCTCGGCCTGATCATGATGCACGCCAACGCGCGCATGCAGACCGATGTGATGTTCGCCGCCCTCGCGCTCGTCGTCGCCATGGCGGTCGTCCTGCGGCTGGCCGCCGATCTCCTCGCCGACCGTCTCCTGCCCTGGCTGGACGAGACGGACCGCTGA
- a CDS encoding type I restriction-modification system subunit M, whose translation MNQQALSAFIWSVADLLRGDYKQSEYGKVILPFTVLRRLDCVLEPTKAAVLAEYEARQAAGINPEPFLRRKAGQSFFNVSPLDLKRLSGDPDHIRENLYAYLAAFSPAVKDIFERFEFATQVERLAKAGLLYQVTEKFAGIDLHPSRVDNHQMGLVFEELIRRFAELSNETAGEHFTPREVIRLMVNLIFVEDDEVLSMPGVVRTLYDPTAGTGGMLSIAGEYLAEHNPRARLSVFGQELNPESYAICKADMLIKGQDVGNIAFGNTLSDDGHRSTRFDYMLSNPPFGVEWKKVEKEVRREHEREGYNGRFGPGLPRVSDGSMLFLMHLISKMRPVADGGSRFAIVLNGSPLFTGGAGSGESEIRRHVIENDLLEAIIGLPTDMFYNTGIATYLWVVTNRKPAHRKGKVQLIDASGLWQKMRKSLGSKRKELSAAHIEEITRLFGDFQEAERDGRPISRIFDNADFGYRTITVERPERDERGRVVFGLKGKQKGKPQADAKLRDTENVPMKEDVGAYFAREVLPHAADAWIDPEKTKVGYEIPFNRHFYVFEPPRPLAVIDAELRTVTDRIKAMIEGLDG comes from the coding sequence ATGAACCAGCAAGCATTGTCCGCCTTCATCTGGTCGGTCGCCGATCTCCTGCGCGGGGACTATAAGCAATCGGAATACGGCAAGGTGATCCTGCCCTTCACGGTGCTGCGGCGGCTCGATTGCGTGTTGGAGCCGACCAAGGCGGCGGTGCTGGCCGAGTACGAGGCGCGGCAGGCGGCGGGTATCAACCCGGAGCCCTTCCTCCGGCGCAAGGCGGGACAGAGCTTCTTCAACGTCTCGCCACTGGACCTGAAGCGGCTCTCCGGCGACCCGGACCATATCCGCGAAAACCTCTACGCCTATCTCGCCGCCTTCTCGCCGGCTGTGAAGGACATCTTCGAGCGCTTCGAGTTCGCCACGCAGGTCGAGCGGCTGGCCAAGGCCGGACTGCTCTATCAGGTCACCGAGAAGTTCGCCGGCATCGACCTGCACCCCTCCCGGGTCGACAACCACCAGATGGGCCTGGTCTTCGAGGAACTGATCCGGCGCTTCGCGGAACTGTCCAACGAGACGGCGGGCGAGCACTTCACGCCGCGCGAAGTCATCCGCCTCATGGTGAACCTGATCTTCGTCGAGGATGACGAGGTGCTGTCCATGCCGGGCGTGGTGCGGACGCTCTACGACCCGACGGCCGGGACCGGCGGCATGCTGTCGATCGCGGGCGAGTATCTGGCCGAGCACAATCCGCGCGCCCGGCTGTCCGTTTTCGGTCAGGAGTTGAACCCGGAATCCTATGCGATCTGCAAGGCCGACATGCTCATCAAGGGCCAGGATGTCGGCAACATCGCCTTCGGCAACACGCTCTCCGACGACGGGCATCGGTCGACCCGGTTCGACTACATGCTCTCCAACCCACCGTTCGGGGTCGAGTGGAAGAAGGTCGAGAAGGAGGTTCGCCGGGAGCACGAGCGCGAGGGCTACAACGGCCGCTTCGGTCCAGGCCTGCCGCGCGTGTCCGATGGCTCCATGCTCTTCCTGATGCATCTCATCTCGAAGATGCGCCCCGTGGCGGATGGCGGCAGCCGCTTTGCCATCGTGCTGAACGGGTCGCCGCTCTTCACCGGTGGGGCGGGATCGGGGGAAAGCGAGATCCGGCGCCATGTCATCGAGAATGACCTCCTGGAGGCGATCATCGGGTTGCCGACCGACATGTTCTACAACACCGGCATCGCCACCTATCTGTGGGTGGTGACCAACCGCAAGCCGGCGCACCGCAAGGGCAAGGTGCAACTGATCGATGCTTCAGGCCTCTGGCAGAAGATGCGCAAGAGCCTGGGGTCGAAGCGCAAGGAACTCTCGGCCGCGCATATCGAGGAGATCACCCGGCTGTTCGGCGACTTCCAGGAGGCGGAGCGGGATGGCCGACCGATCTCGCGCATCTTCGACAATGCTGACTTCGGCTACCGCACCATCACCGTCGAGAGGCCCGAGCGCGACGAGCGTGGCCGGGTGGTGTTCGGCCTCAAGGGCAAGCAGAAGGGCAAGCCGCAGGCGGATGCAAAGCTGCGCGACACCGAGAACGTGCCGATGAAGGAGGATGTCGGGGCCTATTTCGCCCGTGAGGTGCTGCCGCATGCCGCAGACGCCTGGATCGACCCCGAGAAGACCAAGGTCGGCTATGAAATCCCGTTCAACCGCCACTTCTACGTCTTCGAGCCGCCGCGGCCCCTGGCGGTGATCGATGCCGAATTGAGGACCGTGACGGACCGTATCAAGGCGATGATTGAGGGGTTGGACGGATGA
- a CDS encoding ABC transporter substrate-binding protein, translating to MPRLLASLALAAALGLTALPAAAADKLSVALDWFVNPDHAPLVVARDRGFFAKAGLDVDLIAPADPAAPPRLVAAGQADIAISYQPSLHMAVAENLPLVRFGTLVETPLNTVIVLADGPVKTLKDLKGRKVGYSVSGFEDAELGAMLESVGLSLKDVELINVNFALTAALSAGQVDAVVSGYRNFELTELDLAGKKGRAFFPEEAGVPPYDELIYIARRDRAADPKLGRFVEAVEAATLWLTNNPDEAWAVFRKADPKLDDELNRRAFFDTLARFAKRPAALDATRYTRFAAFLKAKKLIDTIPPLDSYAVVPKLPN from the coding sequence ATGCCCCGCCTTCTCGCGTCGCTCGCCCTGGCCGCCGCGCTCGGCCTCACCGCCCTGCCGGCCGCCGCCGCCGACAAGCTCTCGGTCGCGCTCGACTGGTTCGTCAATCCCGATCACGCCCCGCTGGTGGTGGCCCGCGACAGGGGCTTCTTCGCCAAGGCCGGCCTGGATGTCGACCTGATCGCCCCGGCCGACCCGGCGGCGCCGCCGCGCCTGGTCGCCGCCGGCCAGGCCGACATCGCCATCTCCTACCAGCCGAGCCTGCACATGGCGGTCGCCGAGAACCTGCCGCTGGTGCGCTTCGGCACGCTGGTCGAAACCCCGCTCAACACCGTGATCGTGCTCGCCGACGGACCGGTGAAGACGCTGAAGGACCTGAAGGGCCGCAAGGTCGGCTATTCGGTCTCCGGCTTCGAGGATGCCGAGCTCGGCGCGATGCTGGAGAGCGTCGGCCTGTCGCTCAAGGATGTCGAACTGATCAACGTCAACTTCGCCCTGACGGCGGCACTGAGCGCCGGTCAGGTCGATGCCGTGGTCAGCGGCTACCGCAATTTCGAGCTGACCGAACTGGATCTCGCTGGCAAGAAGGGCCGCGCCTTCTTCCCCGAGGAGGCCGGCGTGCCGCCCTACGACGAACTGATCTACATCGCCCGGCGCGACCGGGCCGCCGACCCGAAGCTTGGCCGTTTCGTCGAGGCGGTCGAGGCGGCGACGCTGTGGCTGACCAACAACCCGGACGAGGCCTGGGCGGTGTTCCGCAAGGCTGATCCGAAGCTCGACGACGAACTGAACCGGCGCGCCTTCTTCGACACGCTGGCCCGTTTCGCCAAGCGCCCGGCCGCGCTCGACGCCACCCGCTACACCCGCTTCGCCGCCTTCCTGAAGGCCAAGAAGCTGATCGACACCATCCCGCCGCTCGACAGCTACGCGGTCGTGCCGAAACTGCCGAATTGA
- a CDS encoding RluA family pseudouridine synthase: MVSDPAAAPGSARRIELAIEADAAPERLDAALARRLAGDDLSRSRIKALVLDGRVAVGGRVVTDPSARIAAGATVAIDLPAAAPAAPAPEPIPLSILHEDAEVVVIDKPAGLVVHPAAGHASGTLVNALIAHCGTSLSGIGGVARPGIVHRLDKETSGLMVVAKTDRAHRSLAAQFADHGRTGPLERAYLAVVWGVPRQRSGTVDLPIGRNPRDRETMAVVHGAHGREAITHYEVLETYGPAQDPVASLVECRLETGRTHQIRVHMTRLGHPLLGDPTYGTGFRTKVDKLTRLAPEAGAALEALGRQALHARLIAFEHPKTGRTRRFESDPPADMARLIDALRALG, encoded by the coding sequence GTGGTCAGCGATCCCGCTGCGGCGCCTGGGAGCGCCCGGCGGATCGAACTGGCGATCGAAGCCGACGCCGCGCCCGAGCGGCTCGACGCCGCGCTGGCCCGGCGCCTCGCCGGCGACGACCTGTCGCGCAGCCGCATCAAGGCCCTGGTCCTTGACGGGCGCGTCGCGGTCGGCGGCCGCGTCGTCACCGACCCGTCCGCCAGGATCGCGGCCGGCGCTACGGTCGCGATCGATCTGCCGGCGGCCGCTCCGGCGGCGCCGGCACCCGAACCGATCCCGCTCTCGATCCTTCATGAAGATGCCGAGGTCGTGGTCATCGACAAGCCTGCGGGTCTGGTCGTGCATCCGGCCGCCGGCCACGCCTCCGGCACGCTGGTCAATGCGCTGATCGCCCATTGCGGCACCTCGCTCTCCGGCATCGGCGGCGTGGCGCGGCCCGGCATCGTGCACCGGCTCGACAAGGAGACCTCCGGGCTGATGGTCGTCGCCAAGACCGACCGCGCGCACCGCAGCCTGGCCGCGCAATTCGCCGATCACGGCCGCACCGGGCCGCTGGAGCGCGCCTATCTGGCGGTGGTCTGGGGCGTCCCGCGCCAGCGTTCGGGCACCGTCGACCTGCCGATCGGGCGCAATCCGCGCGACCGGGAGACCATGGCGGTGGTTCACGGCGCGCATGGCCGCGAGGCGATCACCCATTACGAGGTGCTGGAAACCTACGGGCCGGCGCAGGACCCGGTCGCGAGCCTGGTCGAATGCCGGCTGGAGACCGGGCGGACCCATCAAATCCGCGTGCACATGACGCGGCTCGGCCACCCCCTGCTGGGCGACCCGACCTACGGCACCGGCTTCCGGACCAAGGTCGACAAGCTCACCCGCCTGGCGCCGGAGGCCGGCGCGGCGCTCGAGGCGCTCGGCCGGCAGGCTCTGCATGCCCGGCTGATCGCCTTCGAGCACCCGAAAACCGGCCGCACGCGGCGCTTCGAGAGCGATCCGCCGGCCGACATGGCCCGCCTGATCGACGCCCTGCGGGCGCTCGGCTGA
- the rpoH gene encoding RNA polymerase sigma factor RpoH — translation MARTQSLAPLAALEGGLSRYLNEIRRFPMLEPQEEYMLAKRYHEHADPSAAERLVTSHLRLVAKIAMGYRGYGLPISEVISEGNVGLMQAVKRFEPEKGFRLATYAMWWIKAAIQEYILRSWSLVKMGTTANQKRLFFNLRKIKGQIQALEEGDLKPEQVTHIAVKLGVSEEEVISMNRRLGGDASLNAPLRADEDASEWQDWLVDESANAETRLAEDQELDSRKSLLKNALSVLNDRERRIFEARRLAEDPVTLEDLSTEFGVSRERVRQIEVRAFEKVQEAVKAGAVGMMAR, via the coding sequence ATGGCCCGCACGCAGTCCCTCGCACCGCTTGCCGCTCTCGAAGGTGGCCTTTCGCGCTACCTCAACGAGATCCGGCGGTTCCCGATGCTGGAGCCGCAGGAAGAGTACATGCTCGCCAAGCGCTATCACGAGCATGCCGATCCGTCCGCGGCCGAACGGCTGGTCACGTCGCATCTGCGCCTGGTGGCGAAGATCGCGATGGGCTATCGCGGCTACGGCCTGCCGATCTCCGAGGTCATCTCGGAAGGCAATGTCGGCCTGATGCAGGCGGTGAAGCGGTTCGAGCCCGAGAAGGGCTTCCGCCTCGCCACCTACGCCATGTGGTGGATCAAGGCCGCCATTCAAGAGTATATCCTGCGCTCGTGGTCGCTCGTGAAGATGGGCACGACCGCGAACCAGAAGCGGCTGTTCTTCAACCTGCGCAAGATCAAGGGCCAGATCCAGGCGCTTGAGGAAGGCGATCTGAAGCCCGAGCAGGTGACCCATATCGCCGTCAAGCTCGGCGTCTCCGAGGAGGAGGTCATCTCGATGAACCGCCGCCTCGGCGGCGACGCCTCGCTGAACGCGCCGTTGCGCGCCGACGAGGACGCCTCCGAGTGGCAGGACTGGCTCGTCGACGAGAGCGCCAATGCCGAGACGCGGCTCGCCGAGGATCAGGAGCTCGATAGCCGCAAGTCGCTCTTGAAGAATGCGCTTTCGGTTCTGAACGACCGCGAGCGGCGCATCTTCGAAGCGCGTCGCCTGGCCGAGGACCCGGTCACGCTTGAGGATCTGTCGACGGAGTTCGGCGTCAGCCGCGAGCGCGTCCGGCAGATCGAAGTGCGGGCCTTCGAGAAGGTCCAGGAGGCCGTTAAGGCCGGCGCCGTGGGCATGATGGCCCGCTGA
- a CDS encoding restriction endonuclease subunit S: MRHYPHIKDSGIEWLGHVPAHWGVLCLKRCAQIFASNVDKKSHTDQIAIFLCNYVDVYYNDMITRNLVFMEATASEDQIDRFSLKAGDTIITKDSESPDDIAIPAYVPETLDGVVCGYHLAIVRPVGEVVGRFIKWLFLSAYCKATLGVRANGLTRFGLGQYALDNFKFAVPPASEQIAIAAFLDRETAKIDALVAEQERLIALLAEKRRAVISHAVTKGLDPNAPMKDSGIPWLGEVPAHWEVAAVGYRYEVQLGKMLDTARQTHEHLRPYLRVQDVQWGSINIEDLPSMDFDEDARKRYCLLQGDLLVNEGGSYVGRSAVWRGELAECYYQKALHRLRPISQLSDDPWFMFYVMIFATEIGVFIAGGNQTTIDHLTAESLRAYRFPFPGLAEQRLIVTWLDRETAKLDELTAEAERGIALLKERRAALISAAVTGKIDVREAVSGEEIAA, encoded by the coding sequence ATGAGGCATTATCCACACATCAAAGACAGCGGTATCGAGTGGCTCGGGCACGTGCCGGCGCACTGGGGTGTCCTTTGTTTGAAGCGCTGTGCACAGATATTCGCCAGCAACGTGGACAAGAAATCACATACTGATCAAATAGCTATTTTTCTATGCAACTATGTAGATGTTTATTACAATGATATGATTACAAGAAATCTGGTTTTTATGGAAGCAACAGCTTCTGAGGACCAAATAGATAGATTTAGCCTAAAAGCTGGGGACACCATTATTACTAAGGACTCAGAGTCCCCCGACGACATTGCAATACCCGCATATGTACCAGAGACCTTAGATGGCGTCGTCTGTGGATATCATTTGGCGATTGTACGCCCAGTGGGGGAGGTTGTTGGCCGATTCATAAAGTGGTTGTTTCTTTCAGCTTATTGCAAGGCAACTTTGGGTGTCAGGGCGAACGGTCTAACGCGGTTTGGATTAGGCCAGTATGCACTTGACAACTTTAAGTTTGCAGTCCCGCCCGCCTCTGAACAAATCGCCATCGCCGCCTTCCTCGACCGCGAGACCGCCAAGATCGATGCCCTGGTGGCGGAGCAGGAGAGGCTCATCGCCCTGCTCGCCGAGAAGCGCCGCGCCGTCATCTCTCATGCCGTCACCAAGGGTCTCGACCCGAACGCACCGATGAAGGACAGCGGCATCCCCTGGCTCGGCGAGGTGCCGGCGCATTGGGAGGTGGCGGCGGTCGGCTATCGGTACGAAGTCCAGTTGGGCAAGATGCTCGACACAGCTCGCCAGACCCATGAACATCTTCGCCCCTATTTGCGGGTGCAAGACGTACAGTGGGGTTCCATCAATATCGAAGATCTGCCGAGTATGGACTTCGATGAAGACGCACGTAAGCGCTATTGCCTTCTTCAAGGCGACCTTCTGGTCAATGAAGGCGGTTCATATGTTGGCCGTTCGGCTGTATGGCGCGGCGAGCTTGCAGAGTGCTATTATCAAAAAGCACTGCATCGGCTCCGTCCCATATCCCAATTGTCGGATGATCCGTGGTTTATGTTTTATGTCATGATATTTGCTACAGAAATTGGGGTTTTTATTGCAGGTGGCAATCAAACAACCATAGACCACCTTACGGCAGAGAGCTTAAGAGCGTATCGATTTCCGTTTCCGGGGTTAGCCGAGCAAAGGTTAATCGTGACCTGGCTTGACCGCGAGACTGCCAAACTCGACGAACTGACCGCCGAAGCCGAACGCGGCATCGCGCTCCTGAAGGAACGTCGGGCCGCCCTGATCTCCGCCGCCGTCACCGGCAAAATCGACGTGCGCGAGGCTGTCTCGGGTGAGGAGATCGCGGCGTGA